DNA sequence from the Anabaena sphaerica FACHB-251 genome:
CAGCATGATTATATAATATGACATATCTTTGAGCCGGACACCATGTTAAATCGGTGATACATTCATCAATAGCATCCCAGTTATGGCCGAAGTATGCAGAAAATTCCATTGCTTCAGCAGCTTGGGTTAAAAATGTTTGTTTGTTATTGATTTTTTTACCGTTAAGATGGAAAACTTTTTGATTCATAGATTTATGGTGAGGAAATAGGTGAGTAAAATTGTCTGAATTAGGATGTCCAGGATGAAAGGATTAACAGGATGATAAAATAGATTATTTTGAATAACATCCTGTAAATGTTAAAATCATGTAAATCCTGATGCTGACTAATTTGCTTAGAAAATACTCCTGAATAAAAAAGTTATTTTTCTGGAAGTTGAAACTCTCTCCTATACAAATCTATATGTGGATTGTTATCAGTAAAAGATGCAGGAAGTTTATCCAGAATTGCATTAACCATTTCTGAAACTGTATTGCAAGCCCAGAAAGCAGCTTTAGCAGTGCTAACTTTCACTATTATTGATTCCGATGGTGTATCTAGATATATACCTTTGCTGCGCCAAACTTTAGCTTCTCCACTATCAGGTATTTCACTTAATAGAGTAATTCTTTCACTTGTACTACCACAAATTAAAAAAGTCATATAATTTTCAGTAAATTGGATGAAATAAATATCAAATAGTATTGTTGACTAGGACGGGCTAGAAGCCCATCCCACAATAAATAGATAACTCTTGTGGGGTGGGCATACTTCGACAAGCTCAGTACAAGTCCTGCCCGCCCATCATTTAATTATGTTTACTCAATCTCTTTTTCCCAGAGACACAAAAGCAAAGTTTTATCATCATCAGTCCGCGCATTTAATCTTTCTGAATTGAGAAAATCAATAATATACTGATCATTATTTGCTGGCTGTTTAGTTTCTCGTAAATATGCCTCCAAAGGTTTAAAAAATGGCGGGAAAGGTTGCCAGTCACTAAATCTAATTGTACTTTTTCTAATCCATCAGTAGAAGCACAAATAAACCCTTGTTTTCCTGGAAATACCTCTACCTGCATTTCTTCCAGCGCATTAACTGAAGTTACAAAAGTTGTTTCATTAAAAAATTCTCCCTTATCAGGTTTAAACAAAATTTGATATTCTGCATCTTGACAACGCATGACAATAAAACCGTCACCAATTTGCATAGCGGCAACCCATTCAGGAGTTGCCACAAAAACCAACAATTTACAAGCTAAATCATTAATAGAATAATCTTTATTTGCTGCTTGTTTTTTTTAACTCTGCGATTACATGATTAACGGTTTTAGTAAACAGTTTTTTCGCTTCTGGTTCTGAAAGTGGTTGAGAAAACCTTTCCCAAAATCGTTTTCTATTCTGGAGATATTCACTAATTTTAGACAGATATTTAATAGCAGTTCCTACCGCCACTGTAGAACCAATATGAGAATATTTAGCACTTCCAGCAACATCAGCAACCGCGCCAACAATTACATTATGAAAAATGCGATAATTTCCGCAGTCTTGACAAGGTATTTTTTGTTCTTGATGACTTGTTCCCACAGCAGAACGCGCTATAGCTTTCCAACCCACAATTAATAAATCCTCAAAATGTAATTTAATGGTTAAGATCCCCGACTTCTTCTTTAATCATGTCAATAAATTATCAACTTATGTTAGAAGTCGGGGATCTAGTTTCTACAAATTAAGTTGTAATTTGACTCCATCCCACCAGCGGTAATGCTACAGCTTCCCCTACTTTTCCACTAGAAACCCGCTTCATAGAAGTGGAAAACCAAACAAATAAAGCACGAAAATCTAAGCCATTTAACATCGCTGGAGGCCGTCCAGGTGGTGCAATTTGTTTAAGTTTATTCATATCCGCATTTTGAACAGCGACAGTAAAAAACAACATTCTTCGCTGTTCTTCTTCTTTCCTCACCCTTTGCGCTGCATTTTGCCAATAATCTGTAGGCGCACCGTCAATTTTGGAGAACTTTAAATTACCATAACATCATATTGATTTATTTATTTTTACAACAAATATTGAAATATCTATAAACCAAACTTACCCTAAATTAATCTTTATCTTTCTTTGCTCCTTTGCGTCTTTGCGCGAAACCAAACACTTAAATTATTCACCCCAAAACCTCCATCATCCCCTTTGCCCAAAATCCCCCCATCCGCTAAACTCAGAAATGCTGCGTTAATCCCCTTAATTTGCGATCATGTCCGACTCCCAAGTAAGTGCTGCTGTTGCGAAACTCTACGACACCTACCCCTTCCCCCCCGAACCCATCCTGGATGAACCACCACCAGGATATAATTGGCGTTGGAATTGGTTAGCTGCTTACAACTTCTGCACAGGTAGAAAACCACAAAAACAAGATATCCGCATCTTAGACGCTGGTTGTGGTTCAGGAGTCGGAACAGAATATTTAGTACATCTCAACCCCCACGCGCAGGTAGTAGGAATAGATTTAAGTGCTGGTACATTAGAAGTAGCAAAAAAACGCTGTCAAAGTTCTGGTGCTGACCGTGTAGAATTTCATCACCTGAGTATTTATGATGTGGAACAAATACCAGGACAATTCGATTTAATTAATTGCGTTGGTGTGCTTCACCATCTACCAGATCCCATTCGTGGTATTCAATCATTAGCGAAAAAACTCGCCCCTGGTGGATTAATGCACATTTTTGTGTATGGAGAATTGGGAAGATGGGAAATACAACTAATGCAAAAAGCGATCGCACTTCTTCAAGGTAACAAACGCGGTGACTATCGTGATGGTGTGCAAGTTGGTAGAAAAATATTTGCTTCTCTACCAGAAAATAACCGTCTTGTCAAGAGAGAAAAAGAACGTTGGGCAATGGAAAACCAGCGGGATGAATGTTTTGCGGATATGTACGTCCATCCCCAGGAATTTGATTACAATATTGATACATTGTTTGACTTAATAGATGCTTCTGAGTTAAATTTTATTGGATTTTCCAATCCTGGATTTTGGCAGTTAGAAAGACTTTTGGGCAAAGCACCGGAGCTAATTGAACGAGCAGAAGAATTGAGTCCCAAAGAACGTTACCGCCTGATAGAATTACTAAATCCAGAAGTAACTCATTACGAATTTTTCCTTGGTCGTCCCCCCATCACCAAAACCGACTGGTTAGACGATAACAGCTTATTAGCAGCAATACCCGAACTCAACCCCTGCATAGATGGGTTTCCCAGTCAATGTTTATTTAATTACGATTATCAAATTGTTAACTTATCAACAGCCGAATTTGAGTTTATGCAAAAATGTGATGGTTCTGCCACATTGTCCAGCATTTTAGCCCAAGTCGAGCTAGACTTAAACGGAGTAAAAAACCTCCTCAAACAACAACTACTCTTATTAACACCCAGCGAGAGAGTGTAGAAGATGGGGAGAATAAATAATTATCTGTTCCCTGTTAAGAGTTCCCTGTTCCCTAAAAAATAAAGTTAATTGTTTTTTCCTAAAGTATTGTTACCAGAACGTGATATGATTCAGCTGACTGAATGTGCAGTCACCATATTTAGCTGTACTGGTTTCAAGTCCCGTGAGCTTGTCAGACGAACAAATTGCACCCACTCCGACAACACTACAAGATGCTCAATCTGGTTCTGAAGATACAGAACCGGTAGACTCTTCTATGCAGGAGTTCTATCAACTCTATCAGGAGTTGTTAGTAATCACGCTTGCCTTGACAGGAGTTATTTTCATCTCTGTATGGATTGCTTACTCCCCAAACATTGCCCTAAATTATTTATTAGGGGCGTGTGCAGGTGTGCTTTACTTGAGGATGTTGGCAAAAGATGTAGAGCGTTTGGGCAGAGAGAAACAATCACTGAGCAAAACTCGGTTAGCCTTATTAGTAGGACTGATTTTACTCGCATCGCGGTTGAATCAACTACAAATACTGCCCATATTTTTGGGATTTCTCACCTACAAAGCCACGCTCATCATCTACGTAGTTAGAGTGGCGTTTATCTCTGATTCCACAAAGCTCCGGCAACCTTAAAAGACTCCTATTCTCCACTAAGATTGGAGAAGCGATTGATTTGGAAAGAAAATGCTCAATTTTCTGAACTTCTACTCCCTTCCACTTGCCGAATTGGAAGTGGGCAAACATCTGTACTGGCAAATAGGCAACTTAAAGCTACATGGACAGGTGTTTCTCACCTCCTGGTTTGTTATTGGCGTGTTGACATTAGCTTCCGTCTTGGCAAGCAGTAACATCAAGCGCATCCCTAGTGGCATTCAAAACCTGATGGAGTTTGCCCTAGAATTTATCCGGGATTTGGCAAAAAACCAGATCGGCGAGAAAGAATATCGCCCCTGGGTGCCTTTTATTGGCACTTTGTTTTTGTTCATTTTCGTGTCAAATTGGTCAGGTGCATTGGTTCCTTTCAAGCTAATTCATCTGCCAGAAGGTGAACTAACAGCACCCACAAGCGACATCAATACAACTGTTGCCTTAGCATTGTTGACATCGTTAGCATATTTTTATGCAGGATTCAGCAAAAAGGGTTTAGGGTACTTTGGCAACTACGTGCAACCAGTTTCATTCATGTTGCCATTCAAGATTATTGAAGATTTCACCAAACCCCTTTCCCTAAGCTTCCGTTTATTCGGTAACATCTTAGCTGATGAACTGGTCGTAGGCGTGCTAGTCTTACTAGTGCCTCTGTTCGTACCATTGCCAGTGATGGCATTAGGTTTATTTACCAGCGCCATTCAAGCTTTAATTTTTGCCACCCTTGCAGCAGCCTACATTGGCGAAGCGATGGAAGATCATCATGGCGAAGAGCATGAGGGACACCACTAAACCCCTCAGATGAAAAAAGTCAGGAATCAGGGAACAGGGAACAGGGAACAGGGAACAGAGTAGATATTAATTAAACATTAAACACTCTTGCCTTTTGCCTCTTACCTTTTGCCTTCTAGAACTGACTAAAAACAACTCTACAAGTTCAACAATCAACCGTATCTGTAAAAGTAAGGAAAGAATATCATGGATCCATTAGTTTCTGCTGCTTCCGTTTTAGCTGCTGCTCTCGCTGTTGGTTTGGCTGCAATTGGACCTGGTATTGGTCAAGGTAACGCAGCAGGACAAGCTGTAGAAGGTATTGCTCGTCAACCTGAAGCTGAAGGCAAAATTCGCGGTACATTGTTGCTCAGTTTGGCGTTCATGGAAGCGTTAACCATCTACGGTCTAGTAGTTGCTCTCGTACTGTTGTTTGCTAACCCCTTCGCATAATTTCAGTACAAAATCTGAGTGCTGAGTGACAAAACTTAGGAGTTAGGAGTTAAGAGTTAGGAGTTTAATTCATAACTCACTAACTCATAACTCATAACATAAGGAATCATAACTCAGAACTACAATCATAGATAGGAACAAGCAACCATGACACACTGGATCACCTTATTGGCAGTAGAAAAAGTTGCCAAAGAAGGGGGCTTGTTTGACTTAGATGCGACTTTGCCTTTGATGGCAATCCAGTTTCTAGTTTTAGCCCTGATATTGAATGCAACTCTCTATAAGCCACTGGGTAACGCCATTGATGGACGCAATGACTACGTCCGCAACAATCAATTGGAAGCCCAAGAACGCTTGTCAAAGGCTGAGAAATTAGCCCAGCAGTATGAGCAAGAACTAGCAGGCGCAAGAAGACAAGCTCAAACAATTATTGTCCAAGCTCAGGCAGAAGCGCAAAAAACGGCAGGACAGAAGATCGCCGCAGCGCAACAAGAAGCTCAGGCGAAAAGAGAGCAAGCCGCTGGTGAAATTGAGCAGCAAAAACAACAAGCTTTGGCTTCATTAGAAGCACAAGTAGATGCCCTCAGTCGCCAAATACTAGAGAAGCTGTTAGGTGCTGACTTAGTAGGCCAACGCTAACTCACAGAATTGTCATGAGGAATAGGGAACAGGGAACAGGGAACAGGGAACAGTGAAGGAAGTAATCACTGATAACTGATCACTGAATAACTGAAAACTGACCACTGACAGGAAATTTTTGAATTTGGCAGCGCAGTTGTGGATGGAAAATCATGGGGACTTTTTTACTGTTGATGGCGGAAGCCGCCGCCGTCGGAGGTGAACTGGCAGAGGGAGCAGAACATAGTGGTTTTGGTCTAAATACTAATATTTTAGAGACCAACCTAATTAACCTTGCCATTATTATTACTGTGCTGTTTGTTTTCGGGCGGAAAGTGCTGGGTACTACCCTCAAATCTCGTCGAGAAAATATTGAAACAGCAATTAAGAGTGCAGAGCAAAGAGCAGCGGCAGCTGCAAAGCAATTGCAAGAGGCTCAACAAAAGTTGACACAAGCTCAAGCTGAAGCAACCAGAATTAAAGCTGAAGCTGAAGAAAGTGCTAAGGCTGCTCAAAAAGTAATCTTAGACCAAGCAGCGGCTGATATTCAGCGAATGCAAGAAACTGGCGCGGCTGACTTGAATGCAGAACTCGATAAAGCGATCGCTCAACTCCGTCAAAGAGTGGTAAATCAAGCACTGCAAAAAGCTGAGGCGCAACTGAAAGCTGGCATTTCCGAGGATGCTCAAACAACTATTATTGACCGCAGCATCGCTCAATTGGGAGGTTAAGCATGAAAAGTAATGCAGCAACAGCTGAAATAGCCCAGCCTTATGCACAGGCTTTATTATCCATCGCCCAATCACACAACTTAACAGAAGAGATTGGGACAGATGCACGGACTTTGATTAACTTGCTCTCAGGCTCTGGGGAACTCCAAAACTTTCTGGACAATCCCTTTATTCAGCCTGACAACAAGAAAAATCTCCTCAAGCAATTATTAGGGGAAGGTGTTAGCCCCTACCTACGCAACTTCTTACTGTTTTTGGTTGATAGACGACGCATTGCCTTCTTGGAAGCAATTTTACAGCAGTATGTAGCTTTGTTACGGGAACTTAATCAAACCGTATTAGCAGAAGTTACTTCTGCTGTGCCTTTGACAGAAGCCCAATTGCAAGCAGTAAAAGAAAAGGCACTCGCTATCACCAAAGCGCGGGAAGTAGAAATAGCAACCAAGATAGACCGCGATTTAATTGGTGGTGTAATCATCAAAGTTGGTTCTCAAGTTATTGATGCAAGCTTACGAGGTCAACTACGTCGCCTTTCCTTACGCTTAACCAGTGGTTAAATCTTGGCAACTGGGGACTGGGGACTGGGTACTTGGGACTGGGTACTGGGTAGAGTTTGATCAGTTACCAATCACCAATCACCGATCACCAATCACCAATCACTTCTTCCGTCTCGAAAGAAAACTGAACATAGGCACATGAGTATTTCAATTAGACCAGACGAAATCAGCAGCATTATCCAACAACAAATCGAGCAATACGACCAAGAAGTCAAAGTTGCTAACGTTGGTACTGTATTACAAGTTGGTGACGGTATTGCCCGGATTTATGGCTTGGAAAAAGCTATGGCTGGGGAACTCCTAGAATTTGAAGATGGTACCATTGGGATCGCCCAAAACTTAGAAGAAGATAACGTCGGTGCGGTACTGATGGGTGAAGGCCGCAACATCCAAGAAGGCAGCACCGTTACCGCTACTGGCAGAATTGCCCAAGTAGCTGTAGGTGAAGCTCTAATTGGTCGGGTTGTCGATGCTTTGGGTCGCCCCATTGATGGTAAAGGTGAACCAAAAACCACCGAAAGCCGTTTGATTGAATCCCCAGCCCCCGGTATTATTGCTCGTCGTTCCGTACACGAACCAATGCAAACCGGTATCACCGCTATCGACTCCATGATTCCCGTTGGTCGGGGTCAGCGTGAGTTGATTATCGGCGACCGTCAAACTGGTAAAACAGCGATCGCTATTGACACCATCATCAACCAAAAAGGTGAAGATGTCGTTTGCGTTTACGTTGCGATCGGTCAAAAAGCTTCCACGGTTGCTAACGTAGTCCAAACCTTACAACAAAAAGGCGCTATGGACTACACCGTAGTTGTAGCCGCTAACGCCAGTGACCCTGCAACCTTACAATTCCTCGCTCCCTACACAGGCGCTAGTATTGCTGAGTATTTCATGTACAAAGGCAAAGCGACCTTAATAATTTACGATGACCTTTCTAAGCAAGCTCAGGCTTATCGCCAAATGTCCTTGCTGCTACGTCGTCCACCCGGACGGGAAGCTTATCCTGGTGATGTATTCTACATTCACTCCCGCTTGTTGGAACGTGCTGCTAAACTCAGCGATGAACTAGGTAAAGGTAGTATGACTGCCCTACCTATCATTGAAACCCAAGCTGGTGACGTATCCGCATACATTCCTACCAACGTAATTTCCATTACTGACGGTCAGATTTTCTTGTCTTCTGACTTGTTCAACTCTGGTATCCGTCCCGCTGTAAACCCCGGTATCTCCGTATCCCGTGTAGGTTCTGCGGCACAAACCAAGGCAATGAAAAAAGTTGCCGGTAAGATTAAACTGGAATTAGCACAGTTTGACGACTTACAAGCCTTCGCGCAATTTGCTTCTGACTTAGATAAAGCCACTCAAGACCAGTTAGCACGTGGTGTACGTCTACGGGAACTGTTGAAACAGCCCCAAAACGACCCTTTGTCCGTAGCTGAACAAGTAGCAGTTCTTTACGCAGGTATTAACGGTTATTTAGATGACATTGCTGTGAACCAAGTCACCAGCTTTGTTAAAGGCTTCCGTGATTACTTGAAGACCGGCAAGAACTCCTACTACCAAGCAGTACAAGGCAGCAAAGTCCTGGGAGATGCAGAAGAAGCAGCCCTCAAGGAAGCTTTAGCTGATTACAAGAAGAACTTTCTAGCTACAGCGTAATCAAGGAATCAGGAGTAGGGGCGAAGCATTCGGAAAATAGCCTTGGAAAAAAATTGATAATTGAAAGCCCGAATGCTTCGCCCGTACAGGAGTCAGGAGTAAAAATATTCCCGACTTCTGACTTCTGACTTATGTATTCTGAATTCTGAATTCTTGTGAAATATTATGGCTAATCTCAAATCAATACGCGATCGCATTCAGTCGGTCAAAAACACCAAAAAAATCACCGAAGCTATGCGGCTGGTGGCTGCGGCGAGAGTACGTCGCGCTCAAGAGCAAGTAATTGCCACCCGTCCCTTTGCTGACCGCTTGGCACAAGTATTGTATGGTCTGCAAACTCGTCTCCGGTTTGAAGATGTAGACCTACCACTACTGAAAAAACGTGAAGTTAAATCAGTAGGTTTGTTGGTTATTTCTGGTGATAGAGGTCTGTGTGGTGGTTACAACTCTAACGTGATCCGTCGCGCAGAAACCCGCGCCAAAGAACTCCAAGCAGAAGGTTTAGATACTACCTTTGTCATTGTCGGCCGCAAAGCTACCCAATACTTCCAACGTCGCAACTATAAAATTGATGCGAGTTACACCGGCTTAGAACAAATCCCCACAGCAGCGGAAGCTACTAATATCGCTGACGAGCTACTTTCTTTGTTCCTCTCAGAAAAAGTAGACCGCATTGAGTTAGTTTATACCAAATTTGTGTCTTTGGTTAGCTCTCGTCCAGTTGTACAAACCTTGCTTCCTCTCGATACCCAAGGTTTAGAAGCAGCAGATGATGAAGTCTTCCGCTTAACAACTCGTGGTGGTCAGTTCCAAGTCGAACGGGAAAAGGTAACTAGCACAGTTCGTGCTTTACCCCGCGACATGATTTTTGAACAAGACCCCGTACAAATTCTTGATTCTTTGTTGCCTTTGTACCTGAGTAACCAGTTATTAAGAGCATTACAAGAATCAGCAGCTAGTGAACTAGCAGCACGGATGACAGCGATGAGTAACGCCAGCGAAAACGCCGGTGAATTGATTAAAACTCTATCTTTGTCATACAACAAAGCCCGTCAAGCCGCAATTACTCAGGAACTCCTGGAAGTTGTTGGTGGTGCGGAAGCTCTTACATAATTTGGTAATTGGTGATTGGGGTAGTTGTGACATTAACTATGTCCAATCATCAGTTATTATTAATAATTAAATTTCAATTTATCATCTATCTGTAGCAACAAATTTAATGATTAAGGATACAAATTTTGATCAATTAATGATTTACGCGATTGCACTCTGCTTGAACTATTAAACATCAATAAACGTGATGTAGCTTGACCAATATCTGTACTACCAATAATCTCTGCATTTTTTAAAGTAAAATAGACATCTCCGGTAATTAAATGTGCGTGGTTTGAAACCCTTGTAGAGACGTTCCGCCGGAACGTCTCTACCATATTTCCAGAGAGGTCTAATGTTTATCCCATAGTTGTAACCGGGGATTAAATAAGCGAATAATAAGCGAATAATTTCTCCATTATTGGCATCAAGAGTAGCGATTACAAGGTAAACAAGATAAAGCCAGATTTTCTGCTAAAGTTTGACCTCCATGTTTAACAGCAATAATATGATCAATTTCGTGGGTGTAAATAGAAAAGTCTTGATGAATTAAACAATATTCACAACGTCCTTGAGCGCGTTCAATGACTAATTGACGTAGACTAAAAGAAATGGCATTATTTGTCATTTTGGCTCTTGCGTCTCTTTCCTGTGCGTGCCATTTTGCAGCTTTGATATCATAATCAAACACAGGCAATTTTAGCACAGAATCTTGAATGTATTTCCATAAAGAATCCTTTCGTTTAGATGCTGGTAAACGCCAACAGCCATAAAGGATTTCATGAACAACAACACTCGCTACTGCTACCTCTGAACGATAGCGATTTAATTGATCTAAAACCTGAGTATTGGGAATTGTCCGACTCGGTTCTGAGATAATAAGTAACTTGGCACAATTAAATATAAAACCTCTCTCCAAACCTCTCCCCTACCAGGAGAGAGGCTTTGACTCCCCCTTCCCTAGCAGGGAAGGGGGTTGGGGGGTTAGGTTTATATTATATTTTTTAACGCCCACTTACTTATTAGAGTCTAATAAAAAGCGAACTGTCATAAATCAACTTCTCTTCCTGGACTACTATCTCTAAGATTTGCAAAATCTTCATCTGTAAATTCAATTCCTTCTCTTTTAATTGTTTCTCTAAACTTTAAAACCCCTTGCCAAAAACTATCTCCTCTATTCTGTAACTGTTTTTCTTGTTCTTTGATTTGGGATAATTGAGACTCAAGGATTTTCAATAAAGAAGTTTTATCTTCTATAGATAAATTATCCAGAGATTTAATTATTTCTTGTAACGTCATGGTCAAACCTCCTAAATAATTATAAATGGTTAATTATTACTGCCAAACGTCTATTTATAGTATGACAAAATTTGCAGTCAGTTTTTGATCATCTTAGCTTGCCCCAGTGACCTCTGACTCCTGCTATAGTATGTAAAGAAATGTAAAGTAAATTATAAAAAGTGTCATGCAGGATAAGGTTATTGTCGTCGTTGGTGCTACCGGTGGGATTGGTTCAGCCTTAGCTCGGAAACTGGCCACCAATGGGGCTAAGTTGGTACTAGCAGCTAGAGATAAGGTAAAGTTAACAACATTGGCAAATGAGTTACCAGGGAAAGTTTTGACAGTACCCACGGATATTACTCAACCCCAACAGGTAGACGCATTAATACAAGCAACTTTGGCGCACTTCGGTCAAATTGATGTTTTGGTAAATGCTGCTGGTTTAGGTATCCTCAAACCCTACAACAACATAGAACCGGCAGAGTTAGATAGAATTTTGGATCTAAATTTAAAAGGCTGTTTTTACACCACTCAAGCTGCTGCCCAGGAAATGCAAAAACGTAGAGCTGGTCATATTTGTAATTTGGTAGGGATTTTAGGTAAGCATTCAATGGCCATGGCTGCGGCTTATTCCGCTTCTAAGTTTGGTGTTGTGGGTTTTAGCAAGTGCATGGCTGAAGAACTCAAACGCTTTGGTATTAAGTTCACCCTGTTCTATTTTGGTGGGGTAGATTCTCCTTTTTGGGACAACGTGAGTTTGAAGGTAGACAGGAAAAGAATGCTGAGTTGTGAAACTGCGGCTAATGCTATTTTCTACGCCGTATCTGCTGAACCTCAAGCTGTACCAATGGAAATTAACATTCAACCTGATAATCATCTGTTTTTCTAAATTCAGAATTCTTACTGAGGAAAGACACGTAAATTTAGCAGAAAAGGCAAAATTTACTGATAATAAGCTGTTGCTCTGGATTTTCAGAAATTATGCTCCAAATTGATCACGTTCACTTCTATGTAGAAGATGCCCAAGCGTGGCGCGATTGGTTTGTCAAATATCTGGGGTTTCAAGCAGTAGTTAGTCCGATTTTCCCTACCCCTGTGCATCAGGGAAAATCGTTTCACACTTACACAGAAGTTGTGAAAAATGGCAATGTCCACTTTTTACTATCTTCAGCATTGTTGCCCACCAGCCCTGTAGCGGAATTTTTACGTCTTCACCCCCCCGGTGTTGCAGATGTGGCTTTCGCTGTGGCAGATGTGGCAGCAGTGACGGCAAAAGCAGCCGCCAACGGTGCTAAAATACTGCAACCTGTCCAAGATGGTGTATCTTGCAAATACTCAAAAATTGCAGCTTGGGGTAGATTGACTCATACATTAGTTGAAAGGACTATTATTGGTAGTCAGTTACAATTAGGAATTGATGATAGTTTTACAGCTATAGATCATGTCGTTTTAAATGTGGCTGTTGGTGATTTAGCTGGTGCTGTCAGTTGGTATCAAAGCATCCTCGATTTTCAACCCCAACAAAGTTTTAAGATTCAAACTGATCGTTCTGGTTTGCACAGTCAGGTGATGATTTCGCCCAACGGTAAGGTACAATTACCGATTAATGAGCCGGCTTCAGCTAATTCTCAAATTCAGGAGTTTTTAGAGGTGAATCGGGGTCCTGGTGTTCAACATATCGCTTTACGTACCCCAAATCTGATCAGTGCGATCGCTCGTTTTCGTACTGCTGGTTTATCTTTTCTCTCTGTTCCTAACAGCTACTATACACAATTACAACAGCGTTTAGAACTGCCTTTATCATCCCCAGAACTGCAAGCGATCGCTCAACAACAAATTTTGGTTGATTGTCAAAAAGATGCACCTTTAGGGGCTTTGCTATTGCAGATTTTTACTCAGCCGATTTTTAATGAACCTACCTTTTTCTTTGAATTTATTGAACGTCGTTCCCAAGCTGCTGGTTTCGGTGAAGGTAACTTTCGCGCTTTATTTGAAGCTATTGAAAGCGAACAAGTTAAACGCGGGTTTGTCAGTGGTCATTAGTCATTAGTTATTCCCCCCTGTTCCCTGTTCCCTGTTCCCTGTTCCCTCTTACCTGAGATAATGTGAAAAAA
Encoded proteins:
- a CDS encoding barstar family protein, which translates into the protein MNQKVFHLNGKKINNKQTFLTQAAEAMEFSAYFGHNWDAIDECITDLTWCPAQRYVILYNHADIFAQAEPTEYQIALDIFNSAKEYWESNNISFKFIDCLL
- a CDS encoding protein phosphatase 2C domain-containing protein codes for the protein MATPEWVAAMQIGDGFIVMRCQDAEYQILFKPDKGEFFNETTFVTSVNALEEMQVEVFPGKQGFICASTDGLEKVQLDLVTGNLSRHFLNLWRHIYEKLNSQQIMISILLIFSIQKD
- a CDS encoding protein phosphatase 2C domain-containing protein, with the translated sequence MGWKAIARSAVGTSHQEQKIPCQDCGNYRIFHNVIVGAVADVAGSAKYSHIGSTVAVGTAIKYLSKISEYLQNRKRFWERFSQPLSEPEAKKLFTKTVNHVIAELKKTSSK
- a CDS encoding class I SAM-dependent methyltransferase, whose protein sequence is MSDSQVSAAVAKLYDTYPFPPEPILDEPPPGYNWRWNWLAAYNFCTGRKPQKQDIRILDAGCGSGVGTEYLVHLNPHAQVVGIDLSAGTLEVAKKRCQSSGADRVEFHHLSIYDVEQIPGQFDLINCVGVLHHLPDPIRGIQSLAKKLAPGGLMHIFVYGELGRWEIQLMQKAIALLQGNKRGDYRDGVQVGRKIFASLPENNRLVKREKERWAMENQRDECFADMYVHPQEFDYNIDTLFDLIDASELNFIGFSNPGFWQLERLLGKAPELIERAEELSPKERYRLIELLNPEVTHYEFFLGRPPITKTDWLDDNSLLAAIPELNPCIDGFPSQCLFNYDYQIVNLSTAEFEFMQKCDGSATLSSILAQVELDLNGVKNLLKQQLLLLTPSERV
- a CDS encoding ATP synthase subunit I, with the protein product MSLSDEQIAPTPTTLQDAQSGSEDTEPVDSSMQEFYQLYQELLVITLALTGVIFISVWIAYSPNIALNYLLGACAGVLYLRMLAKDVERLGREKQSLSKTRLALLVGLILLASRLNQLQILPIFLGFLTYKATLIIYVVRVAFISDSTKLRQP
- the atpB gene encoding F0F1 ATP synthase subunit A; its protein translation is MLNFLNFYSLPLAELEVGKHLYWQIGNLKLHGQVFLTSWFVIGVLTLASVLASSNIKRIPSGIQNLMEFALEFIRDLAKNQIGEKEYRPWVPFIGTLFLFIFVSNWSGALVPFKLIHLPEGELTAPTSDINTTVALALLTSLAYFYAGFSKKGLGYFGNYVQPVSFMLPFKIIEDFTKPLSLSFRLFGNILADELVVGVLVLLVPLFVPLPVMALGLFTSAIQALIFATLAAAYIGEAMEDHHGEEHEGHH
- the atpE gene encoding ATP synthase F0 subunit C is translated as MDPLVSAASVLAAALAVGLAAIGPGIGQGNAAGQAVEGIARQPEAEGKIRGTLLLSLAFMEALTIYGLVVALVLLFANPFA
- a CDS encoding F0F1 ATP synthase subunit B'; the protein is MTHWITLLAVEKVAKEGGLFDLDATLPLMAIQFLVLALILNATLYKPLGNAIDGRNDYVRNNQLEAQERLSKAEKLAQQYEQELAGARRQAQTIIVQAQAEAQKTAGQKIAAAQQEAQAKREQAAGEIEQQKQQALASLEAQVDALSRQILEKLLGADLVGQR
- a CDS encoding F0F1 ATP synthase subunit B; protein product: MGTFLLLMAEAAAVGGELAEGAEHSGFGLNTNILETNLINLAIIITVLFVFGRKVLGTTLKSRRENIETAIKSAEQRAAAAAKQLQEAQQKLTQAQAEATRIKAEAEESAKAAQKVILDQAAADIQRMQETGAADLNAELDKAIAQLRQRVVNQALQKAEAQLKAGISEDAQTTIIDRSIAQLGG
- the atpH gene encoding ATP synthase F1 subunit delta, whose protein sequence is MKSNAATAEIAQPYAQALLSIAQSHNLTEEIGTDARTLINLLSGSGELQNFLDNPFIQPDNKKNLLKQLLGEGVSPYLRNFLLFLVDRRRIAFLEAILQQYVALLRELNQTVLAEVTSAVPLTEAQLQAVKEKALAITKAREVEIATKIDRDLIGGVIIKVGSQVIDASLRGQLRRLSLRLTSG